Genomic segment of Macaca nemestrina isolate mMacNem1 chromosome 3, mMacNem.hap1, whole genome shotgun sequence:
TAaacttcagctcaaaaagcagtgcttgtagctgtaattgaggtGCTGACTGCTTTCGAGATATCTGTCAATGtaatttctgattcttcatatgtgGCTCATTCTACACAGTTAGTTGAAAATGCTCAGCAACAATTCGATACAGATGAgcaactgatgactttatttgCCCAATTTCAAACAGCAGTTAGGAGAGGAATACACCCTTTTACATCACTCACATTAGGGCTcatacacctcttccaggaaCTTTGACTGCAGGGAATCAAGTAGCTGATCACCTAGTTACTATTGCATTATCTAATCCTAAACACTTTCACAATTTAACTCATGTTAACACCTCTGGTCTCAAATGCAGATACAGCATAACCTGGAAATAAGCTAAAGCTATTATCTAATGACGCCCAACTTGCCAAATGGTgcattcctcatcttttacaggaGGAATTAATCCTCGAGGATTGGAACCTAATtctctttggcaaatggatgtcactCATGTTCCTTCTTTTGGTAAATTGGctaatgtacatatatgtatacatacattttctCACTTTGTTTGGGCTCCTGTCAAATGGGAATCTTCTGCCTATGTTAAATGGCATCTTCTGCAATGCTTCACAGTTATGGGCATTCCAGATTCAGTTAAAATGGACAATGCCCAGGCTATAGTAGCCAAGCTCTAGCTACGTTTTTCTCTGtatggaatattaaacacattactggCATCCCATATAATTCACAAGGAtaaaccattgtggaaagaatgaatctctccctaaaacagcagttacaaaaacaaaaagggggaaacagTGACTATGGGATTCCACATATGCAATTGAATCTAGCATTattgactttaaattttttgagcctgcctATAGGCAAGATGCTGAATGGCATCTACAGAAACCAgtgcaaagacagaagcagaacaactggTTTGGTGGAGAGATCCAATAACAAAAActtgggaaataggtaaaataataacatgAGGTAGAGGctatgcttgtgtttctccaggccAAAACCAGCGGCCAATTTGGATACCATCAATACACCTAAAACCTTATCACGAGCCAGATGCTGAGGAAGAGATTTTGGGAGGCACCCGAAGACTCCCCAGTTGCAGCCATGTCGAGACTGACAATAAGTCCCCTTTCCTGCTTGTAGTGGGTAATTCAAAACTTGATCTCCCTAATCATCATATTACTTGTCAATAATGTATATTGTCTTCTTGTGTGAATTCTTCCTTGTGTAATACTGATCATTCTATTTTAGTGGTAAGAGCCCTAGAAGGAGTATGGATACCTGTAAGGCTTTCCCATCCTTGGGAAGCCTCTCCTTCTGTGCATATTATTACTGAAATTCTTCAAAAGATTTTGAGGCACTTTTGGTGTTTCATTGCTACTTTAATTTTAATCATTATGTGATTGATTGCTGTCACAGCTACTGCCACGATAGCTGGAGTTTCTTTGCATTCCACAGTACAAACAGCAGACTATGTAAATAATTGGCAGAAAAGTTCTACTCTGCTGTGGAATTCCCAAGCTAATATAGACCAGAAATTAGCTAATCAAATCAATGATCTCCGACAAATTGTAATATGGCTAGGAGATCAAGTAACTAGTTTAGAATTTAGAATGCTGTTACAATGTGACTGGAATACTTCTGATTTTTGCATTACTCCTCATTTGTATAATGAAACAGAGCATGAGTGAGACAGAGTTGAGACATTTAAAGGGTCATACTGGAAGTTTATCTCTGGATATTGCAAAACCGAAGGAACAAGTATTTCAAGCCTCTCAGGCACATCTGACACTAATGCCAGGAACTGAAGTGCTTGAAGAAGCTTCAGATGGATTACCTCCTATTAAAATGGATCAAGACACTTGGAGGCTCTCtgatttcaatgatgattgtgcTTTCAATCGGTGTTGTCTTTGTGTAGTCTGCAGATGCGGATCCCAAATTCTGTGAGAAGTAGCCCACTGTAAAAAAGCTGCCTTTGCCTTTATTgcttttcaaaaacagaaaggGAGACATGCAGGGAACAATCCCTAAGCCTGCCATAAACAGGCCTTAAAgaaactggccataaacaggATTTCTGCAGCAATGTGACATGCTCATTGTGGCTATCATGCACACTACTAGAAGTTGTTGGTTTACTGGAGCAGGACAAGGAACATCTGGCCCTCCAGGAGTTGAAAACTgctcaaaacacaaacaatagTAGGAGTGGCCTGCACCTTAACAATATATTTTTGCTGTAGATAATCTGCCAGAACTTGTTTCTCTGCTCCTCACTGAGAAtgctttgtttcccataaggaatgctttcagttaatctataatctacaGAAGCAATGCTTATCACTaccttgctgtcaataaatatgtgggtcaAACTCTGTTCGTGGCTTTCAGCTCTGAAGGCCGTTAGCTTCTGACTCCCACTTTGGACtctatttctgtgtttttgtctTCAATTCCTCTAGTGCTGCTGGGTTGGGGTCTCCATGACCGAGCTGGTCTTGGTGTCTCCTGGTACCTGATATGCAGCCATTGAATTGGCAAAATtgttttctccattcctgtccaaaGCCCCACGAGAAGCAATTTGACTTCAGTTGGCAAGGCTCACAATATACTTTTACTATTATACCTAAGGGGTATATCAACTCTACAGCTTTAtgtcataatcttatttggaGAGACCTTGATCACTTTTCACTCCCACAAGATATTGCACTGGAAAATTACATTggtgacattatgctgattggaacCAGTGAGCAGGAAGTAGCAAACACATTGGACTTATTagtgagacatttgcatgccagagaATGGGAAATTAATCtaactaaaattcagggaccttctacctcagtaaaatttctaggggtcctgTGGTGTTGGAACTGTCGAGATAACCCTTCCAAGGTGAAGGATaggttgctgcatttggcccctcctgcTATCAAAAAAGAGGCACCAaacctagtgggcctatttggattttggaggcattGCATTCCttatttgggtgtgttactccagcACGCATTTATCAAGTGACCCGAAAAGCTGCATGTTTTAAGTGGgttccagaacaggagaaggttCTGCAAGAGATCCTTGAAAAATGATGAAAGCTGCTCTGCcgcttgggccatatgaccccacagatccaatggtgcttgaggtgtcagggGCTGATCGGGATGCTGTTCGCAGCCTTTGGCAGGCGCCCATAGGTGAATCAGAGCAGAGGCCCCTAGGATTTTGGaacaaggccctgccatcttctgcagataactactcttcttttgagagacagctcttggcctgttactgggctttggtggaaattgaatgtttgactatgggtcagcaagtcaccatgtgacctgaactgccttTCATGAGCTGGGTGTTTCCTGACCCATTTAGCCATAAATTaggtcatgcacagcagcattccattaTCAAATGAAAGTGGTATTTACGTGATAAGGCTCGAGTAGGTCCTGAAGGTGCAAGTAAGTTGCaagaggaagtggctcaaatgcccatggtctccactccggCAACCCTGCCTTTTCTTAACCAGCCTGCAccaatggcctcatggggagttatCTATGATCAGtcgacagaggaagagaagactagggcctgatTCACAGATGGTTCTTTATGATATACAGACATCACtggaaagtggacagctgcagcactacaaaCCCTTTCTAGGACATCTCTGAAGGACAGGCATGAAGGGAAATTTTCATTCCCGGTGCAGAGAACTTTGAGCAATGCACCTGGTTGGGCACTTTGCatagaaggagaaatggccagatgtgcaatTCTATACTAATTCACGGCtatagccaatggtttggctagATGGTCTGGGACTTGGTACAAGTATGATTGAAAAATCAGTGACAAAGaattttggggaagaggtatgtggatggaactcactgagtggtcaaaaactgtgaagatatttgtattccatgtgagtgctcaccaatagatgacctcagcagaggaagattttaataatcaagtggataagATTATCTTTTCTGTGGataccactcagcctctttccccagccaccccatCATCACCCAGTGGGCCTATGAATAaatggccatggtggcagggacagaagttatgcatgggctcagcaacatggacttccattCACCAAGGCTGATTTGGCTAAGGCCACTGCTGGGTGCCCAGTTTGCCAGCAGCAGAAACCAAAACTGAGCCCTTGATTTAGCACCATTCTTCAGGGTAATCAGTCAGTGACCTGGTGGCatgttgattatattggacctatTCCATCATGGGAAGAGTAGAGGTTTgccctcactggaatagacacttaatctggatatgggtttgcctgtcctgcatgcaatgcttctgccagactaccatctgtggactcacagaatgccttatccaccatcatggtattccactcAGCATTGCCTCAGGCCAAGGCACTtactttacagctaaagaaggGTAGCAGTGGGCTCCTGTttatggaattcactggtcttaccacgTTCCCCATCATTCTGAAGCAGCTAGATTGATAGAATGGttgaatggccttttgaagtcacaattacaatgccaactaggtgactaTACTTTTCGTGGTTGGGGCAAAGTTCTCTACAAGGCGgtatatgctctgaatcagcatccgaTATAGGGTACTGTtactcccatagccaggattcatggctCCAAggatcaaggggtggaagtgacACCAATCATCATTACCcatagtgatccactagcaacatttttgcttccttcttccatgacattatgttctgctggcctagaggtcttagttccagagggaggaatgctggcACCAGGatacacaacaatgattccatgaaactggaagttaagattgccacctggacactttgtgCTCCTcatacctttaagtcaacaggctaagaagggagttacagtgttcgCTGGGGTGATTTACCCAGACTATTAAGACGAAATCAGTCTATTACTCCACAAtcgaggtaaggaagagtatgcatggaatacagggcATCTCTTAGTGTtgccatgccctgtgattaaggtaaatgggaaactacaacagcccaatccaggcaagACTACAAATGatccagacccttcaggaatgaagctttgggtcactccaccaggagaaaaaaaaaaaaaaaaaaggacctgccgaggtgcttgctgaaggcaaagggaatacagaatgggtagtagaaggtAATCATCAATACTAGCCATGAccacgtgaccagctgcagaaacgaGGACTGAAATTGTCAtcagtatttcctccttcttttgttaaaaacatttttgtgcatgtatacacttgcactaagaaaatatcttcattttatctcatttctCATTTATCACGTAActagatttattgacttcatatccgcatttaagtattgttaattttatataatagtatttgggttggagATTGGTGAGTTTCCAGATGTacgaaggatagttgtattattttAGGCATAATCATGACcgtattattgtctttatttgaagattatgcaTGATCTCAGGAGGGgcgtatgggttcaagttgacaggGGGTGGACTTGCGATGGTTAACATTGAGTGtcagcttgattggattgaaggatacaaagtattgattctgggtgtgtctgtgtgggtgtggccaaaggagattcacatttgagtcagtgggctgggaaaggcagacccacccttaaacTGGGTTgccacaatctaatcagctgccagcacagctaaaATATatgcaggcagaaaaatgtgaaaaaggagACTGACCTAGCCtcccagtctacatctttctcctatgctggatgcttcttgcctccaaacatcagactccaagttattcagttttggaactcggactggctTTCTTTGCTCCACAACCtgtagatggcctattgtggaatcttgtgattgtgtgagctaatacttaataaactcccctttcgctctctctctctctctgtgtggtatgtgtgtgtgtttgtattccattagttctgtccctctagagaatcctaATACACCAtttcaccattgatgggcacctaggttgattccatgtctttgctgctgtgaatagtgctgtgctTCATCTCATTTTATAACCAGAGGAACCCAGATGTTGAAAgagaactattattattatcccacCTTATTTTGAAGTAAACTGTCTATAAGTTTAAGTAATTTTCCAGAGACAGTGAAGGGCaatggtaaaaaacaaacaaacaccgtgaaaattaaaagtaaattaaaaaaataaagcatatgatGCCTCCTCACTTCTGCTTCATCCATTACATCAAGATTAGTACTATAACAGAGCTCAGTCAGAAAAAGGGAAACCATATGAGTGATTTTGGAGGaaatcaggaagaaaagagaTCTCCCAGATTTCTAATTTCCTATTCTTTCTCCCTGTTGCAAATCCCTATAGGATGAGGGCTGGTTTAGAAGAAATATGGTTCCTGCAAAGtagaatgaaagagaagaaaggatttGGAAGCTGAAAAACAACAAGTTAAAAACTGGTATGCTACACATATGCCATGGCTTTTTTAGGAAATATAAAGTGGCAaggttttcagaaaaataaactttcaaattatttaaaacaatgaagaGTAAGTAGAAACATActaggaattatttttttaatgtaccttTTCCAGATACAGATTTTGGAAATGGTACTGATTGCTTTGGTTTCCCACTTTGACTCCGGGAAAGTGTCACATGAGGTTGACTCTGGGAGCGTGTCACCCAAGGTTGGCTCTGGGAGGGTGTCACAGGACGCTGACTCTGGGAAGGTGTCAACTGAGGTTGCCTCTGGGAGGGCATCACAGGAGGTTGACTCTGAGAAGGCATCACCCGAGGTTGACTCTGGGAGGGTGTCACAGGAGGTTGACTCTGGGAAGGCATCACCCGAGGTTGACTCTGGGAGGGTGTCACAGGAGGTTGACTCTGGGAAGGCGTCACCCGAGGTTGACTATGGGAAGGTAACTCATGAGGTGGATGCAgaattttttcctcttcttttgcaGATCGAGTTTGAACATCTTGCTGCTTTTTTATTGGCTTATGTTTTTTACAAAGTCGATAAAGACAATATAATaagataaacaaaacaataagcaACAATAAACACAGATaacaaaacttctttttcttctttctcttaggaGGTGGGCCACTGTCAATACTACCTCCATAGCCTTGTATCAGGCAGTTGGGAGGGTCCCACAAATAATTGCAATGGCAGTGATGTTTATTGTTGCAGATGCCCCTCTTGTTACAAAATGCAGGTGAGCAATTACTATTCAAGATGGTTATATGGACACAGTGCCTGTGGATGCATATATGATCTATCCCACACTCTGTTCCATCTTTCACTTCACCAATATCAGGTCCCTTCATCCCCAAATGGTAATCAGTACTCCAGCACATTATGTCATTGAAGCGAGCCCAATGAACAGTAGTATGATCACTCAAACTGGGAATCTCTGTCACATTCTCACACTGAATTCTTCCACACTGGACATCTGAGATATTACACTTGATATATGAAGCATTTTTGATACCACAGTGACCAACACGTTCACCTAAGGTGTTCAATTGTTTGTAGCAAGTCTGACTCGCGGTATTTGCCCCTGCACCAAAAATCCTCCTACACTGTTCATTGCGGTCATGACAACTCTTTTCATAGCAGTAGGACCTCTCCTTACAGGGAATTCCATCTTCCACATAAACGTCATCTGGGCACTTATGGGAAGTACCATTGCACCACTCTGGAAGATCACATTCATTGGCCTCCTTTCTACACACTTCCCCTGATGGTAGGAACTTGCAGTCTTTGCAACAAAGCCCAAAAGCACAAGTAGAACCATCGGTCAGAGTGCAGTTTGACAGACAGCAGGGATCTTTTGCACAATGCTTTAAAGGCCCACAGTCACACTCCTCTCCTTCTTCAACAATACCGTTCCCACAGCGCTTCCTATTAAAGATGTCCTTTGTGTAGAGATTTTCAAGCAAACACTTTGTCCTCTCTACAGTGTGTGCCCAAAAATCACCATAACTACAATTGCTAAATTTAGTTATTGGTGGGTTAATTTCATGCATTATGCATAGATATTGTGAACAACGACATGTACCATAATCATGGTTCATGCCCAAATTATGACCTAGATGATGAGCCACTGCAATTGAAAAAGTGCCCAAAGTTTTGTTCATGAAAGTAACAATTGCACAACTGCGGTCTAGTGTACACATTCCGCTAACAGCTCCTATGCCACTTAACCCTCTTAATCCTCGACTTGTGAAAATATGTGAGGTGTCATGTCGTAACCGGGGAGTCATGTTGTCCAACTTCCACTTGCAATATAGGTGCAAAGACTTCCTTACATCATCTATTACAATGAAGTTTTTATTAGTCCAGATCTCCAAACCAAATAATAACACCTTAACACCAATTACATCAAAAATGGAATccactatattaaaaataacatatagaTCCTCCAGCAACTGTGAGTCATTCCTTTTATAACGAATGTATAGATAATTATCAATGACAACTACCATTTCAATAATTCTAAAATGAATCCACCAGCCCACATAAGAACTTTGCTTCAGAGTGGAATTATCAATTTCTTCAAATTCCATTCGGcatgttatttcattttgcatAAATCCGGATCTCATGGTTGAAAATTGTTTCTCCTTGCTGTCCATCTTATATACCAGATGTTCAAATGTGGTAGAAAATGCTAGGGGCTTGATTTCATAAGCAATGTCATTTATCTGTAATATTCCTTGAAAGCCCCCAAAACAGGTACTGAGGGACACCAGGGATTCTGGGTCCCCTTCCACATAACCATGATAGTAGCAGTTATTCTGGACAAAAGGTTGGTCCTCAAGGATAGCACCCTGGTCTGTGTAAGTGAACACAGGGAGGTGTTTGGAGAACAAAAACTTCTTGACCTTCATGTGGATAATGTGTTTCTGACCTCCAAAGGGAAGGATATAGGAGAGCCAGCCTGGAGGTTTCATGCCTCTGGCAGTGCCAGTTACCCTCACAGGAATCACCACATCCGGAGGGCTGTGATATTGGGGGTGCTCCACCTGGATGTGTCCAGAACAGGACAGAAACACCCCAAGCCAATGCAGCAGGAGTAACACCTTCATGTTCAACAAGGTTTCAAATCACAGTGATTTTGAAGTCACTGTTATGGAAACACTGGTCCGGAGCAGAAGTCAGGGCTGGAGTCACAGGTGGTGCGGCTCCTTCTTCTGAGTTGGTCAGTGTGTAGTGCTAATCATTAAAGATCCATCTTCTGGGAGAATTGAACCATCAGAGCTGCAGcactataaataaaatgaaaagcagcATGTGGATGAGTGTACAGAAATTTTTCTTATAAGAGAATCCAgtggggaagaggagaaagagaaaaaaacatgagATAAAAGTGATTAGTGCTTTGATCAAGGAATGACTCAAGAAATTGCCTAGAATTTCCTCTTAAATATTGACAGGGAAAAGGGAATAGGGAgtgtacagaaaataaaacttggCCATACACAGATAGTTATTGAATATAAGTGATGGGAAATTGATCCACtatacatttctttaaatatgtaattatttgcaaatatttccacaataattaaaacaaaaagttttaaggGTAAGTTGAACTTATATGTTAAATTTCTGAGACAGTTTCAATTTATACATGTTAAATTGTCATAAACATTAATAGCTTTTCTATTTGATTTCAGATGATAACTTAGTTGAAAACATTATCtaagagacattttaaaaaaccattcttatgttattttaaatttttttgtacttaCTGTATACCTTTCTGTGGCAcgatatttatttaattttctgtttcttccctaaCTTCCTCTTCTTACTAGACTAGTCAGCAGAAAGATCCTCAACAGCATCATTTGAGTCTTTCACAAATATTAGTATCTCATATAATGCCTGGCTTAATTCTTTATGTAATAAATAATGGTTGACTTGAAGCTGATTGTTCTTGGAGTGAAATAAATATTACCCAAAATATGTTTAcactttattatgtttttaaagaaaaacattattcaACATCTATGGTAAATGCATGCTCTGGAACAAAGTTGTATAGTTTCAGTTTTTCCTGATCTTTCCttctaaatacaatttaatactCTGAAACAAGTcaatggaaaacaataaaaagattcTGAAAACTCATGGatatagagaatagaaggatggttaatAAAAACTCTGACTAATGACCTTTGGACTTGAGGAAGGTCAGTAATCTGAGTTTCTTCTTATCTTTCATGTATATCCCAAACTGGATTCTGGACAGATCTTTAACCCCAAACCTCCAACAGGCATagacaatcaatcaatcaatcaatcaatatcaCTAAGAGGTTTCCCTTTCTGGCCAAATGACTAAGAATGGAAAAGCTCAGCAAAGACATGGTGAAGTGCTCCAGCCCCTTTGTtagagtcagggagtcgggacaCATGTGTGTGTTGATTCACCCACAGTGGCTGTTTCAGACTTGGCAGACCCACCAAAAACACACTCCACATTCAGTGCACTGGTGGGCTGTCCGTTCCACACATATTGGCAACATCACAGCACCGGATGACTAACTTAACCCTCATTCCATAACCAGGTAACTAGCTAACTGATCTGCCTTCAGAAGCATCAGTGAAGCCCTACCTCGCTGATATAACACTGCTGTAGAATTAGGCCAGTGAAATGGAGCCTGAATGAGCCACAGAAGTATTATCCATAAAGCCTGATATTTCCTAGCCCTCTATCCAATGACACAGGAAGACCAAAGCCTGGTGGTTTCTGCTCCTTCCATCTTCAGGAGTGAAAGTGGCCCAGTGACATGAATGGCCTAGAAAGGGCCTTTTGTCCCAGACGGCACCAGCAATGATTGAGCTGAAACTCCTTCAGAATCAAAAAAGCAaagtaaagtataataatattgaGAGAGCtatcaaaattaaacatttctggAACTCAGCCCACAAAAGCACACCAGAATATACACTCTAAACATAGAAAGGCAACTATcttctaaaatagaaaatttaaaaaggatcAAGCATCTCCTACAGAGTGACATCAGCAAAATGGCAGAGTGGGAAGTTCTGCACCATCCTACTCCCCAGAACATATTTCAACAACAATTTTTGAACACATTATCTTTGTAAGAAATTCTGAAGCTAACTGAATGACTACCACACCctgggaaaatgaaaaatcagagtTACCAAAGTTGGCAGGGAGATTCAGAATACCCTCTCAGTGGAGTCCCCGTCCTCAGTGTACTGCCATACAATCAGAAAGAGAACCCCTAGTTCCCAGCCTCACCCAGTCATTGGAAGAGATTGATTTGTGTCCAGTACTCCAAACTTTTTGAAGAGCCTTTATACACGAATTACTTATGTCAGTTGGAGCTCTGACTGGTCTACCACAATCTAGCTTTCTGCAGAGGATGGAGATGATGGTTTCATCTGGTGGATGCCACAGACCCCTGCCCCTAACCCAATTTCTTGGCATTGAGTAAGCAAATAAGAAATCCCAGCTTTCAGCTTCCTGCTATGGAGGAAGAGCACTGATCTTTGTATCTGACACTACAACTTTTTAATGGCTGCCTAAAGATCTAGCAGCTATCTAACTAGTTTTGGAACTCAAATGGGTCTGGCACAGTCTAGACACCTGTGGGAGAATGGAGATGCAGCTTGAGCCAGTAGACAGCATAGATCCTCCCTACTTCTCAGTACATAGAGAGCAGGCAAAAAATTCCAGCTTTCAACTTTCTCCTGGGATTGGGGAGGGTGTGGAAGACTTGATTAGTGCATGCAATGCCCAAATTTCTCCAGAGCTCTCCAAAGAACTGGCATCTTACTAACCAGTCTTAGGGCTCTGAGAGGCCTATCACAGTCTAGCCCCCAGGGAGGAAAATAGATGGAGGCTAGTGCTGGTGGACACCATAGATCCTCCCTCCTACTCAGCACAGAGCAAGCAGAAAAAACATCCAAAGTGTCAGCTTTCTTctagagaagaaaagaattgaTCATGTGCCCAGGATCCAACCTCTCCAGGACTACAGAAAGAACTGGTATGAGACTTGCCACTCTTGGATTTCTGATGAGTCTGGTACAGTCTAGACACCTgggataaaatattaatagaaatggtAGTTTGAACTGGTTGATACAATAGTTTCCCACCCCAGGTCAGCACAGAGGAGTAGACAAAAATCACAcctgtttcttttcatggagagagagagagagttattaGAAGGATTAGAATCTCTGGCTTTGCTGGTTGGTGGAGATCTCCTCCTATACAAGGCTAGCATGTAAAGACTGAGAGAGGGCTTTCTGTGTCTAATGTGCAAATATCAACACAGATAACTAAGGAAAATGTAGAAACAGGCAAAGATGTTCCAAACAAAGAAGAGATAAATCTTCAGAAACCAACCTTAATGAAACATCATTATATGATTAACCTGATTTAGAATGCAAAATATGATACACAGATGTTTATGGAGGTCAAGAAAACAACACAGAAACAAAGTTAGAATTTCAACAAagcaatagaaaatatttttaaagtaccaaAACAGAAATCTTGAAGCTGAGGAATGCAATAactgaattaaattatttaatagagAGCTTCAACAATGGACTAGgagaagcagaagaaacaatcagtgaacttgaaaacaTATCATTGGAAATGATTCAGTCAGTAGAgtagaaagaacaaaaatgagaGGAGAAAACTTAAGAAACTGataggacctcttcaaggacaccAATATAAGCATTAAGGAAGtgtcagaggagaaaaaggaaggggccagaaagcctatttaaagaaataatggctgaacaCTTCCCAAATCTGAGGAAGGCAATAGACTATCAGATCCATGAAGCCCAAAAGTTCCCAAATAAGATGAACTCAAATAAATCAACATTGAGACACATTGTAATCAAAttgtaaaaagtcaaaaacaaagtgTATTTTGAGATAAAGAGAAAAGTGACTTGTCACATAAAAGAAAATGTCCATGAAactatttgtgaatttttcagcaTCAACTTTGCAGGCCACAGGGAGTGGGATGATACATTCAaagttctaaaagaaaagaaactgccaaCCAAGAACACTATACCTGGCCTTTAATAGTGGAGGAGAGATAAagactatttaaaataaacaaaagctgagagagatCATCACCAATAGCATATTACCCGCcttagaaaaaatgttaaaagga
This window contains:
- the LOC105466643 gene encoding disintegrin and metalloproteinase domain-containing protein 29, producing MKVLLLLHWLGVFLSCSGHIQVEHPQYHSPPDVVIPVRVTGTARGMKPPGWLSYILPFGGQKHIIHMKVKKFLFSKHLPVFTYTDQGAILEDQPFVQNNCYYHGYVEGDPESLVSLSTCFGGFQGILQINDIAYEIKPLAFSTTFEHLVYKMDSKEKQFSTMRSGFMQNEITCRMEFEEIDNSTLKQSSYVGWWIHFRIIEMVVVIDNYLYIRYKRNDSQLLEDLYVIFNIVDSIFDVIGVKVLLFGLEIWTNKNFIVIDDVRKSLHLYCKWKLDNMTPRLRHDTSHIFTSRGLRGLSGIGAVSGMCTLDRSCAIVTFMNKTLGTFSIAVAHHLGHNLGMNHDYGTCRCSQYLCIMHEINPPITKFSNCSYGDFWAHTVERTKCLLENLYTKDIFNRKRCGNGIVEEGEECDCGPLKHCAKDPCCLSNCTLTDGSTCAFGLCCKDCKFLPSGEVCRKEANECDLPEWCNGTSHKCPDDVYVEDGIPCKERSYCYEKSCHDRNEQCRRIFGAGANTASQTCYKQLNTLGERVGHCGIKNASYIKCNISDVQCGRIQCENVTEIPSLSDHTTVHWARFNDIMCWSTDYHLGMKGPDIGEVKDGTECGIDHICIHRHCVHITILNSNCSPAFCNKRGICNNKHHCHCNYLWDPPNCLIQGYGGSIDSGPPPKRKKKKKFCYLCLLLLIVLFILLYCLYRLCKKHKPIKKQQDVQTRSAKEEEKILHPPHELPSHSQPRVTPSQSQPPVTPSQSQPRVMPSQSQPPVTPSQSQPRVMPSQSQPPVMPSQRQPQLTPSQSQRPVTPSQSQPWVTRSQSQPHVTLSRSQSGKPKQSVPFPKSVSGKGTLKK